In the genome of Campylobacter avium LMG 24591, the window TTATAATCATAGACATTGCCCCCAAGATGAGCCCTTTTATCTATGACTAAGGAAGCCTCGTTTTTTTCTTCTGCTAGGCGTCTTGCTATGATGGCTCCGCTAAGTCCTGCTCCTACTATTAAATTTTTTACCCTCATTAAAAGACCCTGTTGTTTTCCCAGTGCCAAGCACTCTTAAGTATCTCTTTTATATCCTTAAATTTTGGCTCCCAGCCTAGAATTTGCTTTGCCTTTTTATTATCTGCAAAAAGCTTTGCGGGATCGCCTGCGCGTCTTTTTTCGTATTTTATCACACAATCCTTGCCGCTAAGCTCTTTTGCCGCCTCGATGAGCTCTTTTACGCTGGTGCTTATACCTGTGCCAAGATTTAAGCAGCCGCTAAACTTATGCAAATTTTCAAGGGCTAGGCGGTGGGCTAAGGCTAAATCTTCTACATGAATGTAATCTCTTTCGCAGGTGCCATCCTTTGTATCATAATCCGTTCCAAAAACAGATATACTCTCACGTTCTCCTTTTAAGGCTTTTAAGACTAAGGGGATTAAATGAGTTTCTGGCTCGTGGCTTTCGCCTATGCTAAAGTCGCTACTAGCTCCTGCGGCGTTAAAATAGCGAAGTGAGATATGCCTTAAGCCATAAGCTCTTTCATAGTCTTTAAAAATTTGCTCTATCATAAGCTTTGACCTGCCATAAGCATTGATAGGATCTTGAGGGTGTTCTTCATCTATAGGCACATACTTAGGCTCTCCATAAGTTGCACAAGTGCTTGAAAAAACTATATCTTTTACGGAAAAATCTAGCATAGTATTTAAGAGATTGCAAGTGCCTATAAGATTGTTTTGATAGTATTTTGCGGGATTTATCACACTTTCTCCTACATAAGCAAAGGCGGCAAAATGCACTACAGCGTCTATTTTTTCGTGCTTAAAAAGCTCTTTTAAAGAATGAGTATCAAGCAAATCAGCGTGTATAAATTTAGCCCTTTTATCAACCGCCTCTTTATGTCCATAGATGAGATTATCAGCCACTACGCACTCATAGCCCTCATCTAAGAGATGTTTTAGGGTGTGAGAGCCTATATAACCAGCTCCACCAAAGACTAAAATTCTTTTCATCTACCAACCCCGCTGTATTTAAAGCCTGTATTTAAAGCCTCATTTTTATCAAGCAAATTTCTAAAATCAAGTATATTTTTGCCTTTCATAAGCTTTTTAGCTTGTTTTAAATCAAGCTCTTTAAATTCTTTCCATTCTGTTAAAATCACTAAAATATCCGCATTTTCTACGCATTCATACATATTTTTTGCATAAGATATCTTATCTTTTAAAATTTCCTTTGCTATATCCATAGCTTTTGGATCGTAAGCTGTTATATTTAGATTTTTTTCTAATAATTTTAATATTATTTCAATGGCTGGACTTTCCCTGCAGTCATCAGTGCCGTCTTTAAAGGCAAGTCCTAATATAGCTATTTTAGCATTTTTATCATCTTTTATTTTTTCTAAAATTCTTAGAGCTATTTTTTCTTTTCTATCATCGTTTCCTTTTATAGCAGCATTAACAAGGCTTAAATTTACTTCATTTTGTCTAGCCATAAAAGACATAGCCAAGGTATCTTTTGGAAAGCAAGAGCCACCATAACCAGGACCTGGATTTAAGAATCTATTTCCTATCCTAGTATCAAGCCCCATTCCTTTTGCTACTTCAAGTATATCTGCACCGGATTTTTCGCAGAAATCAGCCATTTCATTTATAAAATGCACCTTTATAGCTAAAAAAGAATTTGAGGCGTATTTTATAGTTTCTGATGAACGTCTGCTAACAAAAACAATTTTATTTTTGAACTTTTCATACATTTTTTCTATAACAACCCTAGCACGGTCGTTATTTGTGCCTACTATTATGCGGTCTGGATTGAAAAAATCATACACAGCAAAACCTTCCCTTAAAAATTCCGGCAAGGATACAACGTCAAATTCAGCTTGTGGATTTTTCTTTGATATAAGACTTTCTATATCATCTCCCGTGCCAACTGGAACGGTTGATTTTGTAGCTATTACGGTGTATGTTTTAAGATAAGGAGCTAATTCAGTAGCAGCTGCGTGTATATACTTCATATCCGCTTCTTTAGTAACGGGGTGAGGAGGCGTTCCAACAGCTATCATAACTATGTCAGCATTTTCAACACCTTCTTTCATAGAGGTGCTAAAAGAAAGCCTTTTTTCTTTCACATTTTTA includes:
- a CDS encoding UDP-glucose dehydrogenase family protein — encoded protein: MNIAIIGTGYVGLPTGVGLAELGHNVICIDREERKIKALQDGKITLYEEGLEELFHKNVKEKRLSFSTSMKEGVENADIVMIAVGTPPHPVTKEADMKYIHAAATELAPYLKTYTVIATKSTVPVGTGDDIESLISKKNPQAEFDVVSLPEFLREGFAVYDFFNPDRIIVGTNNDRARVVIEKMYEKFKNKIVFVSRRSSETIKYASNSFLAIKVHFINEMADFCEKSGADILEVAKGMGLDTRIGNRFLNPGPGYGGSCFPKDTLAMSFMARQNEVNLSLVNAAIKGNDDRKEKIALRILEKIKDDKNAKIAILGLAFKDGTDDCRESPAIEIILKLLEKNLNITAYDPKAMDIAKEILKDKISYAKNMYECVENADILVILTEWKEFKELDLKQAKKLMKGKNILDFRNLLDKNEALNTGFKYSGVGR
- the galE gene encoding UDP-glucose 4-epimerase GalE, producing MKRILVFGGAGYIGSHTLKHLLDEGYECVVADNLIYGHKEAVDKRAKFIHADLLDTHSLKELFKHEKIDAVVHFAAFAYVGESVINPAKYYQNNLIGTCNLLNTMLDFSVKDIVFSSTCATYGEPKYVPIDEEHPQDPINAYGRSKLMIEQIFKDYERAYGLRHISLRYFNAAGASSDFSIGESHEPETHLIPLVLKALKGERESISVFGTDYDTKDGTCERDYIHVEDLALAHRLALENLHKFSGCLNLGTGISTSVKELIEAAKELSGKDCVIKYEKRRAGDPAKLFADNKKAKQILGWEPKFKDIKEILKSAWHWENNRVF